The Coriobacteriia bacterium genome segment GATCTCGTTGATCTCGCCCGCCTCGCCGTCCAGGATCAGGTCCACGTAGCCCTTGATCGACGTGAGCGGCGTGCGCAGCTCGTGGCTGACCGTCGAGACGAACTCGTTCTTCATCTGCGCTATCTCGCGCTCGGCGGTCACGTCGTGCAGGCTGATCGCGCAGCCGAGGTACTCGTCGTGCCGCCCCTTGACGGGGTTGGTGCGCACCTCGATGACCCGGTGCTCGGGCTTCTCGACCACGATCTCGCGCACGGTGCGCTCGCCGCACCTCGCCGCCTCCGTGGGGTCCTCGCCCTCCTCGCCGAGGAGCGTCGCGAAGGGGACCTGCCGTCCTACGGCCCGCTTCACCTTCGCGCCCAGCATGCTGACGGCCGCCGGGTTCGCGTAGCCGACCGTGCCGTCGGCATCGAGGACGATCAGGCCGTCCCCGGTGCTCGCCAGGACCGCCTCGGCGCGCTCCCGGCACTCGACGAGCTCCGTGTCGTCGCGGATCGTGATCGCGACCCCGTCCTCGGCCTCGTCGCCCTCGTCGCCCTCCACGGGCACGCCTTCGAACGGCCGGACCATGCAGGTGAGGTGGCGCGAGCCGACCTCCGTGCGCACCGAGCGCGCCCTGCCGCCCTTGCCCGCCTCGAGCCCCTTGCGGACCGATCCGGCGATCTCCCGGCTGCCGAGGACCTCCACCTCAGAGCCGACCGCCTCGGCGCGCTTCACGCCGAACATCTCCTCGGCGGTCTCGTTCATCAGACGAACGACGGCGTCGGCGCCGATGACCAGCAGCCCCTCCCCGGCGCCGGCGAGCAGCATCCGCAGGCCGTGGTTACGCCGCCTGTTCCCTTCGTCAGCCACCGGCTACCCCCATCGACGTGCATGGTCGAACGCGACGCGGCGCGTCCTCGGTTGTCACTTCGACGCACTCCCGGGCTTCACCTTCCATCAGCTACGGAGAACGGGGAAGGTGAACGGGTACCACGCGACGAAAGTAAGCGCATCAGGAGGGGGCTATGACCAAGGTCCTGATCGCCGACGACAACCGCCACATCCGGCTCCTCGTGAGCGCCGCGTTGCGGACCGCGGGCTATGAGCTGATCGAGGCCGCCGACGGCGAGGCGGCGATCGAGGCCGCCGTGCGGGAGCGGCCGGACCTCGTGCTGCTCGACGTGGTCATGCCCAAGCTCGACGGCTTCGAGGTGCTCCGCTTCATCCGCAAGCGTCCCGAGACCGCGGGCTGCCGCGTCATCATGCTCACCGCGGAGGGGACCGAGGCCGACCGCGATCGCGGTCTCGAGAGCGGCGCCGACGGCTACCTCGTCAAGCCGTTCTCCGCCGACCGGCTGCGAAGCGCGCTGGCCGAACTGCTCGGCGGGGCCGAGGCGGGCTGAGCCGGGCGCATCACGCCCGG includes the following:
- a CDS encoding response regulator, producing MTKVLIADDNRHIRLLVSAALRTAGYELIEAADGEAAIEAAVRERPDLVLLDVVMPKLDGFEVLRFIRKRPETAGCRVIMLTAEGTEADRDRGLESGADGYLVKPFSADRLRSALAELLGGAEAG